A window of Geomonas agri contains these coding sequences:
- a CDS encoding YgiQ family radical SAM protein — protein sequence MKQARLKQSPSRFIPISLSEAKARGWNELDVIFVSGDAYVDHPSFGVPLLARLLESKGLRVGIIPQPDWRSKEPFMALGRPRLFFAVAAGAMDSMVAHYTPARKLRRDDAYTPGNRHGARPNRATIIYTSRLKEAYRDVPVVIGGIEASLRRFAHYDFWEDKVRRSALFDAKADLLIYGMGESPLLELVQRLQKGETFASIRDIRGTAYPTSTLPDAGGDVVELPSYEEVSTDKGAYAKSFRLLSGEQNPGCARTVIQRHAQRYLVCNPPAWPLSEQALDAIYALPFMKAPHPSYKEAVPAYEQIRNSITTHRGCFGGCAFCAITHHQGKTIQSRSEHSVLQELEQLAALPWFRGSVSDLGGPTANMFGLSCGNAEAGAKCRRESCLYPKICKNLVTDDAGSSRLLAKARRVSGVKHVAVSSGVRYDLMERQPRYLRELVSNHVSGLLKVAPEHLTDRVTSVMRKPGHDCFDRFRDSFQKESAKAGKRQYIVPYFISGHPGCTLSDMVDLALMLKRWGMRVEQVQDFTPTPGTLSTCIYHTGVDPFTGEKVYVARTDKEKGLQKSLLLYHVPEERKNCLAALKECGREDAAAELFGQNNRR from the coding sequence ATGAAACAGGCACGACTCAAGCAGTCTCCTTCCCGGTTTATCCCTATCTCCCTTTCCGAAGCAAAGGCTCGCGGCTGGAACGAGCTCGATGTGATCTTCGTCTCCGGCGACGCCTACGTGGACCACCCTTCTTTCGGCGTGCCGCTCCTGGCTCGACTCCTGGAGTCGAAGGGGCTCCGTGTCGGCATCATCCCGCAGCCGGACTGGCGCAGCAAGGAGCCCTTTATGGCGCTGGGCCGCCCGCGCCTGTTCTTCGCCGTAGCTGCCGGGGCCATGGATTCCATGGTCGCCCACTACACACCGGCCCGTAAGCTGCGCCGGGACGACGCCTACACTCCCGGCAACCGCCACGGTGCGCGCCCCAACCGCGCCACTATCATCTACACCTCGCGGTTAAAGGAAGCCTATCGGGATGTTCCGGTGGTGATCGGCGGCATCGAGGCGAGTCTCCGCCGCTTTGCGCACTATGACTTCTGGGAAGACAAGGTGCGCCGCTCCGCGCTCTTTGACGCCAAGGCGGATCTGCTCATCTACGGCATGGGGGAGAGCCCGCTCCTGGAACTGGTGCAGCGGCTGCAAAAGGGTGAGACCTTCGCGTCCATCCGCGACATCCGCGGCACGGCGTATCCCACCTCGACCCTGCCGGACGCGGGTGGGGACGTTGTGGAACTGCCGAGCTACGAGGAGGTGTCGACCGACAAGGGCGCTTACGCGAAATCGTTCCGTCTGCTGTCGGGAGAACAGAACCCCGGCTGTGCCAGGACCGTGATCCAGCGCCACGCCCAACGCTATCTGGTCTGCAACCCTCCGGCGTGGCCGCTTAGCGAGCAGGCGCTGGACGCGATCTACGCGCTCCCCTTCATGAAGGCGCCGCACCCGAGCTACAAGGAGGCCGTCCCGGCTTACGAGCAGATCCGAAACTCCATTACTACCCACCGCGGCTGTTTCGGCGGCTGCGCCTTCTGCGCCATCACTCATCACCAGGGGAAGACTATTCAATCCCGCAGCGAACATAGCGTGCTGCAGGAACTGGAACAGCTGGCGGCTTTGCCCTGGTTTCGTGGCAGTGTGAGCGACCTGGGCGGCCCGACCGCTAACATGTTCGGCCTCTCCTGCGGCAACGCCGAGGCTGGCGCCAAGTGTCGCCGCGAAAGCTGCCTGTACCCCAAGATCTGCAAGAATCTGGTTACCGATGACGCAGGCAGTTCCCGGCTCCTCGCCAAGGCACGCCGCGTTTCCGGCGTTAAGCACGTCGCCGTTTCGTCGGGGGTGCGCTATGACCTGATGGAACGCCAGCCCCGCTACCTGCGCGAACTGGTCTCGAACCATGTAAGTGGTTTGTTGAAGGTGGCCCCGGAGCACCTCACCGATCGCGTCACCTCGGTGATGCGCAAGCCCGGGCACGACTGCTTCGACCGTTTCAGGGATTCCTTTCAGAAAGAGAGCGCCAAGGCGGGCAAGAGGCAGTACATCGTGCCGTATTTCATTTCCGGGCATCCTGGCTGCACGCTGTCGGACATGGTGGATCTCGCGCTGATGCTGAAGCGCTGGGGGATGCGGGTGGAGCAGGTACAGGATTTCACCCCCACGCCCGGGACTCTGTCGACCTGCATCTACCACACGGGGGTGGATCCATTTACCGGAGAGAAGGTTTACGTGGCGCGGACGGATAAGGAGAAGGGGCTGCAGAAGTCGCTACTTTTGTACCACGTACCGGAAGAGAGAAAGAATTGTCTGGCGGCACTGAAGGAGTGCGGCCGTGAGGATGCCGCAGCTGAATTGTTCGGGCAGAACAACAGGAGGTAG
- a CDS encoding YciI-like protein, which yields MHYLLLYEVAPDYLERRGEFRGAHLALAWEAAQRGELILGGALTDPADGAVLLFKAESPEVPEAFAKADPYVLNGLVAKWTVRGWYTVVGDQAHAPVRP from the coding sequence ATGCACTATCTGTTGCTGTATGAAGTCGCTCCGGATTACCTGGAGCGCAGGGGCGAATTTCGCGGGGCTCACCTGGCGTTGGCCTGGGAGGCAGCGCAGCGCGGCGAGTTGATTCTCGGTGGTGCTCTCACCGATCCGGCCGATGGCGCCGTCCTCCTCTTCAAGGCGGAGTCGCCGGAAGTGCCGGAGGCGTTTGCCAAGGCCGATCCTTACGTCTTGAACGGGCTGGTGGCGAAGTGGACCGTGCGCGGCTGGTACACCGTGGTCGGCGACCAAGCCCACGCACCGGTTCGCCCGTAG
- the nusG gene encoding transcription termination/antitermination protein NusG gives MAHKWYGVHTYSGFENKVRLSLAERIKNLEMEEFFGEILIPCETVVELKKGEKKTSSRKFFPGYILVNMELNDDTWHVVKETAKVTGFVGGNNPFPIPDDEVNKITKRMEEGAEKPRPKVLFEVGETVRVIDGPFLNFSGVVEDVKPDKGKLKVMVSIFGRATPVELEFMQVEKQ, from the coding sequence ATGGCACACAAATGGTACGGCGTACATACCTACTCCGGTTTCGAGAACAAGGTGCGGCTCTCTCTGGCAGAGCGCATCAAGAACCTCGAGATGGAGGAGTTCTTCGGCGAGATCCTGATCCCGTGCGAAACCGTCGTCGAACTTAAGAAGGGGGAGAAGAAGACTTCTTCCAGGAAGTTCTTCCCCGGATACATCCTGGTGAACATGGAACTGAACGACGACACCTGGCACGTGGTCAAGGAGACCGCGAAGGTAACCGGGTTCGTCGGTGGCAATAATCCCTTCCCGATCCCGGACGACGAAGTCAACAAGATCACCAAGAGGATGGAAGAGGGAGCCGAAAAGCCCCGTCCCAAGGTCCTCTTCGAAGTGGGCGAGACGGTCAGGGTCATCGACGGTCCCTTCCTCAACTTCTCGGGTGTGGTCGAGGACGTCAAGCCGGACAAGGGGAAACTCAAGGTCATGGTCAGCATCTTCGGGCGCGCGACCCCGGTCGAGCTCGAATTTATGCAGGTAGAAAAGCAGTAG
- the truA gene encoding tRNA pseudouridine(38-40) synthase TruA, producing MRNIKLIIEYDGTAYAGWQVQPNGLTIQEVMEKALAKMLGEHTTLHASGRTDAGVHARGMVACFKTERTMPLRAFREGLNSLLPNDIAVRDAVEVPLDFHPRFNAQAKHYRYTMLLDDLRSPLVRHTAWRVKGKLNIEAMREACKLFAGEHDFAAFRGANCAAKTTVRRIYSMELVQEGRLLHLDINGSGFLKNMVRIITGTLIDVGQGRLSAADVARLLKGGDRQNAGMTVPPQGLCLMQVFYPAQSGE from the coding sequence ATGCGCAACATAAAGCTAATAATAGAATACGACGGCACAGCCTACGCCGGCTGGCAGGTGCAGCCCAACGGGCTCACCATCCAGGAGGTCATGGAAAAGGCGCTGGCCAAGATGCTCGGGGAACACACGACCCTGCACGCCTCCGGCCGCACCGATGCGGGGGTGCATGCCCGCGGCATGGTGGCCTGCTTCAAGACCGAGCGCACCATGCCGCTGCGCGCTTTCCGCGAGGGGCTGAACTCGCTGCTCCCCAACGACATCGCCGTGCGCGACGCCGTGGAGGTGCCGCTCGACTTCCATCCGCGCTTCAATGCGCAGGCGAAGCACTACCGCTACACCATGCTGCTCGACGACCTCCGTTCGCCACTGGTGCGCCACACCGCCTGGCGCGTCAAGGGCAAGCTTAACATCGAGGCCATGCGGGAAGCCTGCAAGCTCTTCGCCGGTGAGCATGACTTCGCCGCCTTCCGTGGCGCCAACTGCGCCGCCAAGACGACCGTGCGCCGCATCTACAGCATGGAACTTGTGCAGGAAGGGCGCCTGCTGCACCTCGACATCAATGGCAGCGGTTTCCTGAAGAACATGGTGCGCATCATCACCGGCACGCTCATCGACGTGGGGCAGGGCAGGTTGAGTGCGGCCGATGTGGCGCGCCTGCTCAAGGGGGGCGACAGGCAGAACGCGGGAATGACAGTTCCGCCGCAAGGGCTCTGTCTTATGCAGGTTTTCTACCCGGCACAGAGCGGGGAATGA
- the rpsI gene encoding 30S ribosomal protein S9, with product MAASFYATGKRKSSIARVWIKPGNGEIIVNTKTLDSYFGRETSKMVVMQPLELTENVGKFDIFCTVKGGGDSGQAGAIKHGITKALIEADADLRGTLKKAGFITRDSRIKERKKYGKKAARASFQFSKR from the coding sequence ATGGCAGCAAGCTTTTATGCAACCGGGAAAAGGAAGTCTTCCATCGCCAGGGTTTGGATCAAGCCCGGCAATGGCGAGATCATTGTAAATACCAAGACTCTTGACAGCTACTTCGGCCGTGAGACCTCCAAGATGGTGGTCATGCAGCCCCTCGAGCTGACCGAGAATGTCGGCAAGTTCGACATCTTCTGCACCGTCAAGGGCGGTGGCGACTCCGGCCAGGCCGGCGCCATCAAGCACGGCATCACCAAGGCTCTCATCGAGGCCGATGCCGACCTGCGCGGTACCCTGAAGAAGGCCGGGTTCATCACCCGCGACTCGCGCATCAAGGAAAGAAAGAAGTACGGCAAGAAGGCGGCACGCGCCAGCTTCCAGTTCTCCAAGCGTTAA
- the asd gene encoding aspartate-semialdehyde dehydrogenase, which produces MKVGMVGWRGMVGSVLMQRMQEENDFAGVEPVFFTTSQVGQPAPLNAGTLKDASDINELKKLDVIITCQGGDYTKAVRPELKKAGWNGYWIDAASTLRMEDDAVIILDPINRNVIDAALSKGIKDYIGGNCTVSLMLMGLGGLFKAGVVEWLSSMTYQAASGAGAPNMRELLSQMGVLHGSVAEQLATPGSAILEIDKKVTATLRSAEMPTKEFGFPLAGNVLPWIDREVEDGQSREEWKGYAETNKILGAANPIPVDGLCVRVGAMRCHSQAITMKLTKDIPIAEIEDMIKNDNQWVKFVPNNKADSLAGLTPAAVSGSLTVPVGRVRKMKMGPQYLSAFTCGDQLLWGAAEPLRRMLQILKER; this is translated from the coding sequence ATGAAAGTCGGAATGGTCGGTTGGCGTGGCATGGTTGGCTCGGTTCTCATGCAGCGCATGCAGGAAGAGAATGATTTCGCAGGTGTTGAGCCGGTATTCTTCACCACTTCGCAGGTGGGGCAGCCCGCTCCGCTCAACGCGGGTACCCTGAAGGATGCGTCGGATATCAACGAGCTGAAGAAGCTGGACGTGATCATCACCTGCCAGGGGGGCGATTACACCAAAGCCGTCCGTCCCGAGCTGAAGAAGGCCGGCTGGAACGGCTACTGGATCGATGCGGCGAGCACCCTGCGCATGGAAGACGACGCGGTCATCATCCTCGACCCGATCAACCGCAACGTCATCGACGCGGCCCTCTCCAAGGGGATCAAGGACTACATCGGCGGCAACTGCACCGTGAGCCTGATGCTCATGGGCCTGGGCGGTCTCTTCAAGGCCGGCGTGGTCGAGTGGCTCTCCTCGATGACCTATCAGGCGGCCTCCGGCGCCGGCGCTCCCAACATGCGCGAGCTCCTCTCCCAGATGGGCGTGCTGCACGGCTCCGTGGCCGAGCAGTTGGCCACCCCGGGCTCCGCGATCCTCGAGATCGACAAGAAGGTAACCGCCACCCTGAGAAGCGCCGAGATGCCGACCAAGGAGTTCGGTTTTCCGCTGGCCGGCAACGTGCTGCCGTGGATCGACCGCGAGGTCGAAGACGGCCAGAGCCGCGAGGAGTGGAAAGGGTACGCCGAGACCAACAAGATCCTCGGTGCCGCCAACCCGATCCCCGTTGACGGCCTCTGCGTCCGCGTGGGCGCCATGCGCTGCCACAGCCAGGCGATCACCATGAAGCTCACCAAGGACATCCCGATCGCCGAGATCGAGGACATGATCAAGAACGACAACCAGTGGGTGAAGTTCGTGCCCAACAACAAGGCCGACTCCCTGGCGGGGCTCACCCCGGCAGCCGTGTCCGGCTCCCTTACCGTTCCGGTGGGCCGCGTGCGCAAGATGAAGATGGGGCCGCAGTACCTCTCCGCTTTCACCTGCGGCGATCAGCTCCTCTGGGGCGCCGCCGAACCGCTGCGCCGCATGCTGCAGATCTTGAAGGAGCGCTAA
- the tuf gene encoding elongation factor Tu, with protein MAKAKFERTKPHVNIGTIGHVDHGKTTLTAAITKVLAGKGQAEFKAFDQIDNAPEERERGITIATAHVEYETDKRHYAHVDCPGHADYVKNMITGAAQMDGAILVVSAADGPMPQTREHILLARQVGVPYIVVFLNKADMVDDEELLELVELEVRELLSSYDFPGDDIPIIKGSALKGLEGDAGELGEQAIMKLMDAVDAYIPEPQRAIDKPFLMPVEDVFSISGRGTVATGRVERGIVKVGEEVEIVGIKATTKTTVTGVEMFRKLLDEGRAGDNIGALLRGVKREEIERGQVLAKPGSITPHTKFKAEAYILSKEEGGRHTPFFNGYRPQFYFRTTDVTGVVDLEAGVEMVMPGDNVSVTVNLITPIAMDEGLRFAIREGGRTVGAGVVASIIE; from the coding sequence ATGGCTAAAGCTAAATTCGAAAGAACTAAACCGCATGTGAACATAGGGACCATCGGTCACGTCGACCACGGCAAGACCACCCTGACCGCAGCTATCACCAAGGTGCTCGCCGGCAAAGGCCAGGCTGAGTTCAAGGCGTTCGACCAGATCGACAACGCACCGGAAGAGCGTGAGCGTGGTATCACCATCGCCACCGCACACGTCGAGTACGAGACCGACAAGCGTCACTATGCTCACGTCGACTGCCCGGGCCACGCCGACTACGTAAAGAACATGATCACCGGTGCAGCGCAGATGGACGGCGCGATCCTGGTTGTTTCCGCAGCTGACGGCCCGATGCCGCAGACCCGCGAGCACATCCTGCTTGCACGTCAGGTTGGCGTCCCCTACATCGTCGTGTTCCTGAACAAGGCCGACATGGTGGACGACGAGGAGCTCCTCGAGCTGGTCGAGCTGGAAGTTCGCGAACTCCTCTCCTCCTACGACTTCCCGGGCGACGATATCCCGATCATCAAGGGGTCCGCTCTGAAAGGCCTCGAGGGCGATGCAGGCGAGCTGGGCGAGCAGGCCATCATGAAGCTGATGGACGCCGTCGACGCCTACATCCCGGAGCCGCAGCGCGCTATCGACAAGCCGTTCCTCATGCCGGTCGAGGACGTGTTCTCCATCTCCGGTCGTGGTACCGTTGCTACCGGTCGTGTTGAGCGTGGCATCGTGAAGGTCGGCGAGGAAGTCGAGATCGTCGGCATCAAAGCTACCACCAAGACCACCGTTACCGGCGTCGAGATGTTCCGTAAGCTCCTCGACGAAGGCCGCGCTGGCGACAACATCGGCGCGCTGCTGCGCGGCGTGAAGCGTGAGGAGATCGAGCGTGGCCAGGTTCTTGCCAAGCCGGGCTCCATCACCCCGCACACCAAGTTCAAAGCCGAAGCCTACATCCTGTCCAAGGAAGAGGGCGGCCGTCACACCCCGTTCTTCAACGGCTACCGTCCGCAGTTCTACTTCAGGACCACCGACGTTACCGGCGTGGTTGACCTCGAGGCCGGTGTCGAGATGGTTATGCCGGGCGACAACGTCTCGGTAACCGTGAACCTGATCACCCCGATCGCAATGGACGAAGGTCTGCGCTTCGCAATCCGCGAAGGCGGCCGCACCGTCGGTGCAGGTGTCGTTGCCTCCATCATCGAGTAG
- the rplK gene encoding 50S ribosomal protein L11 codes for MAKKITGYIKLQVPAGKANPSPPIGPALGQHGVNIMEFCKAFNAKTQADEGTITPVVITVYADRSFTFITKTPPAPVLIKKALGLQSGSATPNKTKVGKLTKEQVREIATKKMPDLNAASLEAAMKTIEGTARSMGVEIA; via the coding sequence ATGGCGAAAAAGATCACCGGTTACATAAAGCTGCAGGTACCCGCAGGGAAGGCAAACCCGTCTCCTCCGATCGGTCCCGCACTCGGTCAGCACGGCGTCAACATCATGGAGTTCTGCAAGGCTTTCAATGCGAAGACCCAGGCGGACGAAGGGACCATCACCCCGGTCGTCATCACTGTCTACGCTGACAGGTCCTTCACCTTCATCACCAAGACCCCGCCGGCTCCGGTCCTCATCAAGAAAGCTCTCGGCCTCCAGAGCGGTTCCGCTACCCCCAACAAGACCAAGGTGGGCAAGCTGACCAAGGAGCAGGTCCGCGAGATCGCTACGAAGAAGATGCCCGACCTCAATGCCGCGAGCCTTGAGGCTGCCATGAAGACCATTGAAGGTACCGCGCGCAGCATGGGCGTTGAAATAGCTTAA
- a CDS encoding aspartate-semialdehyde dehydrogenase — protein MKKTWNVAVVGATGAVGTQMIECLEERNFPVGQIKFLASARSAGQVLEFNGKPVTVEELKHDSFEGIDIALFSAGGARSEEFCPSAAKAGAVCIDNSSAWRMDSDVPLVVPEVNPHAIADYRKKGIIANPNCSTIQMVVALKPLHDFGAIKRIVVSTYQAVSGTGNKAIDELRVQTGELLNGRPPKNEVYPHRIAFNCLPQIDSFCDNGYTKEEMKMVNETRKIMEADIATTATCVRVPVFYGHSESVNIETDKKITVAKARELLEDAPGVELVDNPANGEYPMAMDVAGEDLTLVGRIREDATIKNGLNLWIVADNLRKGAATNAVQIAEILVEKYLK, from the coding sequence ATGAAGAAAACGTGGAATGTAGCAGTGGTGGGCGCGACCGGCGCCGTGGGTACCCAGATGATTGAATGTCTGGAGGAGCGCAACTTCCCGGTGGGGCAGATCAAGTTCCTGGCCAGTGCAAGAAGCGCGGGGCAGGTGCTTGAGTTCAACGGCAAGCCGGTGACCGTGGAGGAGCTGAAGCACGACTCCTTCGAGGGGATCGACATCGCCCTTTTCTCTGCCGGTGGCGCGCGCTCCGAGGAGTTCTGCCCCTCCGCGGCCAAGGCTGGAGCGGTCTGCATCGACAATTCAAGCGCCTGGCGCATGGACTCGGACGTGCCGCTGGTGGTTCCCGAGGTGAACCCGCACGCCATCGCCGACTACCGTAAGAAAGGGATCATCGCCAACCCAAACTGCTCCACCATCCAGATGGTGGTGGCGCTGAAGCCCCTGCACGATTTCGGCGCCATCAAGAGGATCGTCGTTTCCACCTACCAGGCCGTCTCCGGCACCGGCAACAAGGCGATTGACGAGCTGCGTGTCCAGACCGGTGAACTCCTGAACGGTCGTCCGCCCAAGAACGAGGTCTACCCGCACCGCATCGCCTTCAACTGCCTGCCGCAAATCGATTCCTTCTGTGACAACGGCTACACCAAGGAAGAGATGAAGATGGTCAACGAGACCAGGAAGATCATGGAGGCGGATATCGCCACCACCGCGACCTGTGTCCGCGTCCCGGTCTTCTACGGCCACTCCGAGTCGGTCAACATCGAGACCGACAAGAAGATTACCGTGGCCAAGGCGCGCGAGCTCCTGGAAGACGCGCCGGGCGTGGAGTTGGTAGACAACCCCGCCAACGGCGAGTACCCAATGGCCATGGACGTGGCCGGTGAGGACCTGACCCTGGTCGGTCGCATCCGCGAGGACGCAACCATTAAGAACGGCCTGAACCTCTGGATCGTCGCCGACAACCTCAGGAAAGGCGCCGCTACCAACGCCGTGCAGATCGCGGAGATTCTGGTGGAGAAGTATCTGAAGTAG
- the secE gene encoding preprotein translocase subunit SecE: MLAKAKTFFEDVQAELAKVTWPTRKETFSTAQVVVVIIVIISLYLGVCDVVLTKLIKSILR; encoded by the coding sequence GTGCTCGCGAAAGCCAAGACTTTTTTCGAGGATGTACAGGCGGAGCTTGCCAAGGTGACTTGGCCGACGCGTAAAGAGACCTTCTCTACTGCTCAGGTGGTTGTCGTCATCATCGTGATCATCTCACTTTACCTTGGCGTCTGCGACGTGGTCCTTACTAAGCTCATCAAGTCGATTCTCCGCTAG
- the rplM gene encoding 50S ribosomal protein L13, whose amino-acid sequence MKTQVAKKEEVTRDWYLVDVDNKVLGRVATEIANVLRGKNKPTFTPSVDTGDFVIVVNAEKIALTGKKFSDKTYYSHSAFPGGLKEITAGKLLDKKPEDLIKKAVKGMLPKNKLARHMIKKLKIYSGSAHPHAAQNPKNLNI is encoded by the coding sequence ATGAAGACGCAAGTTGCCAAAAAAGAAGAAGTGACCAGGGATTGGTACCTGGTTGATGTGGATAATAAGGTCCTCGGCCGTGTAGCGACCGAGATCGCCAACGTGCTGCGTGGCAAGAACAAGCCGACCTTTACCCCGAGCGTTGACACCGGCGACTTCGTCATCGTCGTGAACGCGGAGAAGATCGCCCTCACCGGCAAGAAGTTTTCCGACAAGACCTACTACAGCCACTCTGCTTTCCCGGGCGGCCTGAAAGAGATCACTGCCGGTAAGCTCCTCGACAAGAAGCCGGAAGATCTGATCAAGAAAGCCGTGAAAGGCATGCTGCCCAAGAACAAGCTTGCCCGCCACATGATCAAGAAGCTGAAGATCTACAGCGGCAGCGCTCATCCGCATGCGGCTCAGAATCCGAAGAATCTGAACATTTAA
- the rpmG gene encoding 50S ribosomal protein L33, producing MPRDIITLGCTECKQRNYTTTKNKKNTPQKLEFNKYCRFCQKHTPHKETK from the coding sequence ATGCCTAGAGACATCATCACCCTTGGGTGCACCGAGTGCAAACAGCGTAACTATACCACCACGAAGAACAAGAAGAATACGCCTCAGAAGCTGGAGTTCAACAAGTACTGCCGCTTCTGCCAGAAGCACACGCCGCACAAGGAAACCAAATAG
- the argC gene encoding N-acetyl-gamma-glutamyl-phosphate reductase — MIKVAIVGASGYTGVELIRILHAHPEVAVTCVTSEQSAGRPVSDVFPTLRGRCDLVLEPLEPVRVAEQVDVVFTALPHKAAMAVVPIFLKMGKDVVDLSADYRLHDADVYGTWYEKHLTPELLSQAVYGLPELRRDKIREASLIANPGCYPTSVILGLAPLLKGKVIDPKSIIVDAKSGTSGAGRSAKVDNLYCEVNEGFKAYGVGGVHRHIPEIEQELSLLASTPLTISFTPHLVPMDRGILSTIYSVPTGKVKAAELITLYETFYEGEPFVRMLPEGVLPSTAHVRGSNFCDIGVVVDERTGRIIVVSAIDNLVKGASGQAVQNMNLMCGLPETLGLDFLGIFP; from the coding sequence ATGATCAAGGTTGCCATCGTCGGTGCCAGCGGCTATACCGGCGTCGAACTTATCCGTATCCTGCATGCCCACCCGGAAGTCGCCGTTACCTGCGTCACCTCGGAACAGAGCGCCGGGCGCCCGGTGAGCGACGTGTTCCCGACTCTTCGCGGCAGGTGCGACCTTGTCCTCGAACCCCTGGAGCCGGTCCGGGTTGCCGAGCAGGTTGACGTGGTCTTCACCGCGCTGCCGCACAAGGCGGCCATGGCGGTCGTGCCGATCTTCCTGAAAATGGGCAAGGACGTGGTCGACCTTTCCGCCGACTACCGTCTGCATGACGCCGACGTGTACGGCACGTGGTACGAAAAGCACCTGACCCCGGAGCTCCTCTCCCAGGCGGTGTACGGTCTGCCCGAACTGCGTCGCGACAAGATCCGCGAAGCGAGCCTCATCGCCAACCCGGGCTGCTACCCGACCAGCGTCATCCTCGGCCTGGCCCCGCTGCTGAAAGGGAAGGTAATCGACCCCAAGAGCATCATCGTGGACGCGAAATCCGGGACCTCTGGTGCCGGGCGCAGCGCCAAGGTGGATAACCTCTACTGCGAGGTCAACGAAGGCTTCAAGGCTTACGGCGTGGGTGGCGTGCATCGTCATATCCCGGAGATCGAGCAGGAACTCTCGCTGCTGGCTAGTACTCCGCTCACCATCTCTTTTACGCCGCACCTGGTTCCGATGGACCGCGGCATTCTCTCGACCATCTACAGTGTCCCGACCGGGAAGGTTAAGGCGGCGGAGCTGATCACCCTGTACGAGACCTTCTATGAGGGGGAGCCGTTTGTCAGGATGCTTCCCGAGGGGGTGCTGCCCTCGACGGCGCACGTCAGGGGCTCCAACTTCTGCGATATCGGCGTCGTGGTGGACGAAAGGACCGGAAGGATCATCGTGGTCTCTGCCATCGACAACCTGGTGAAAGGTGCGTCCGGTCAGGCGGTGCAGAACATGAACCTCATGTGCGGCCTTCCCGAAACGCTGGGGCTCGATTTCCTGGGGATCTTCCCGTAA
- a CDS encoding DUF2917 domain-containing protein, with amino-acid sequence MECSLGKGELLSLTGGAHGLMLRCLTGTIWLTKGDGRDYLVRRGNSFELTRGESALMEALEAAELQMRAAGVIQESRSALAAQPAGPFLPRPL; translated from the coding sequence ATGGAATGCTCGCTAGGAAAAGGGGAACTGTTGAGCCTGACGGGGGGAGCGCACGGGCTCATGCTGCGCTGTCTCACCGGAACCATCTGGCTTACCAAGGGAGACGGCAGGGATTACCTCGTGCGCCGGGGGAACAGCTTTGAGCTGACCAGGGGAGAGTCGGCGCTGATGGAAGCTCTCGAAGCAGCAGAACTGCAGATGAGAGCAGCTGGCGTGATACAGGAAAGCAGGTCCGCGCTGGCCGCGCAGCCGGCGGGACCTTTCCTGCCACGCCCCCTCTAG